A single region of the Malaclemys terrapin pileata isolate rMalTer1 chromosome 4, rMalTer1.hap1, whole genome shotgun sequence genome encodes:
- the LOC128837441 gene encoding acyl-CoA (8-3)-desaturase-like isoform X3, protein MDPFEAFHIDKGLVRKYMSSLQIGELALDQPSFEPTKNKLLVEDFRELHTTVERMGLLNPNHLFFFLLLLHILMLDVAGWFVLWYFGTSLVPFLISTVLLTISQSQAGFLQHDLGHLSVFSSTKWNHLVHEFVMSHLKGLSAQWWTLHHSQHHAKPNCFHKDPDIAMHPFLFALGKILSVELGMKKKKFMPYNHQHKYFFITMPLLVVPVFQLYSLYFIFQRKLWRELAWTLTYFIRFFLFFEPLLGVTGVLGFLLLLNVLESILFTWISQLNHIPMHIDYDNNMDWFSTQLQATCNVDQSLFNDWLTGHLNFQIEHHLFPRMPRHNYWKVTPLVKSVCAKHGIEYQSKPLLTGFGDILRSLKDSGELWLDAYLHG, encoded by the exons GATCCCTTTGAAGCATTTCACATTGATAAGGGGCTGGTGAGAAAGTATATGAGCTCATTGCAGATCGGGGAACTGGCCCTGGATCAACCAAGCTTTGAGCCCACCAAAAAT AAATTGCTGGTAGAggacttccgggagctgcacacCACTGTTGAAAGGATGGGACTCCTCAACCCCAACCACCTCTTCTTCTTCCTGCTTCTCCTGCACATTCTGATGCTGGATGTTGCTGGATGGTTTGTTCTTTGGTATTTTGGGACATCTTTAGTGCCTTTCCTCATCTCTACAGTGCTGCTGACTATTTCTCAG TCCCAGGCTGGTTTTCTGCAGCACGATTTGGGGCACCTTTCAGTTTTCAGCAGTACCAAATGGAACCACTTGGTTCACGAGTTTGTGATGAGCCATCTGAAG GGGCTTTCAGCACAGTGGTGGACTCTCCACCATTCCCAGCACCATGCCAAGCCCAACTGCTTCCATAAGGACCCTGATATTGCAATGCATCCCTTCTTGTTTGCTTTGGGAAAGATACTCTCTGTGGag CTCGGCATGAAGAAGAAGAAGTTTATGCCTTACAATCATCAGCACAAGTATTTCTTCATCA CTATGCCCCTGCTTGTGGTTCCAGTGTTCCAGTTGTACTCCTTGTACTTCATATTCCAGCGCAAACTATGGAGG GAACTAGCTTGGACTCTGACCTACTTCATCCGATTCTTTCTTTTCTTCGAGCCCTTACTGGGAGTAACGGGTGTCCTGGGATTCCTCCTGCTACTCAA CGTCCTAGAGAGTATCTTGTTTACCTGGATATCACAATTGAACCACATCCCTATGCACATTGATTATGATAACAATATGGACTGGTTCTCTACACAG CTCCAGGCGACATGCAACGTGGATCAGTCCCTGTTCAATGACTGGTTAACTGGGCACCTGAACTTCCAAATTGAGCATCA TCTTTTTCCTCGGATGCCACGACACAACTACTGGAAGGTGACCCCCCTGGTGAAGTCAGTATGTGCCAAACATGGCATCGAGTACCAGAGCaagcccctgctcactggctTTGGAGATATTTTGCG CTCTCTGAAGGATTCGGGGGAACTCTGGCTTGATGCCTATCTGCATGgataa